In Saccharomonospora marina XMU15, one genomic interval encodes:
- a CDS encoding aldehyde dehydrogenase family protein: MTACQVVNPATAEVIRTVELTSAEAADAAIERASAAAPSWRAVAPGDRARLLRRFADAVDADLENLAQLEVANSGHPIGNARWEAGNVRDVLHYYAAAPERLIGKQIPVPGGVNITFAEPLGVVGVIVPWNFPMPIAGWGFAPALAAGNTVVLKPAELTPLTALRLAELAREAGIPQDVFQVLPGKGSVVGRRFVEHPAVRKVVFTGSTEVGKQIMAGCSQQVKRVTLELGGKNANIVFADADLERAAATAPYGVFDNAGQDCCARSRILVQAEVYDRFMELLEPAVKGVVVGDPGEESTEMGPLISAEHRASVAAYLDGAAPVAFTGSAPEGPGFWFPPTVVTPRDVTDPLLTEEIFGPIVAVVPFSDEAEAIALANDTEYGLSGSIWTSDVGRALRVSRGVEAGNLSVNSHASVRYWTPFGGFKQSGLGRELGPDAVEAFTETKNVFISTEGNR; this comes from the coding sequence ATGACAGCATGCCAAGTGGTCAATCCGGCCACCGCGGAAGTGATCCGCACGGTGGAGTTGACCAGCGCCGAAGCGGCCGATGCGGCCATCGAGCGGGCGAGTGCGGCAGCCCCGTCGTGGCGGGCGGTCGCTCCCGGCGACAGGGCGCGGTTGCTGCGCCGCTTCGCCGACGCCGTGGACGCCGACCTGGAGAACCTCGCCCAGTTGGAGGTGGCCAACTCCGGCCACCCCATCGGCAACGCGCGCTGGGAGGCGGGCAACGTCCGCGACGTGCTGCACTACTACGCGGCGGCACCGGAGCGGCTGATCGGCAAGCAGATCCCCGTGCCGGGCGGGGTGAACATCACCTTCGCAGAGCCGCTCGGTGTGGTCGGCGTGATCGTGCCGTGGAACTTCCCGATGCCCATCGCGGGCTGGGGCTTCGCGCCCGCGCTCGCGGCCGGGAACACCGTGGTGCTCAAGCCCGCCGAACTGACCCCGCTGACGGCGCTGCGGCTGGCGGAACTGGCGCGCGAGGCAGGCATCCCGCAGGACGTGTTCCAGGTGCTGCCGGGCAAGGGCTCTGTGGTGGGTCGGCGGTTCGTCGAGCACCCCGCCGTGCGCAAGGTGGTGTTCACCGGCTCCACCGAGGTCGGAAAGCAGATCATGGCAGGCTGCTCGCAGCAGGTGAAGCGGGTGACCCTGGAGTTGGGCGGCAAGAACGCCAACATCGTCTTCGCCGACGCCGACCTGGAACGCGCCGCGGCCACCGCTCCCTACGGGGTTTTCGACAACGCGGGCCAGGACTGCTGCGCGCGCTCCCGGATTCTGGTGCAGGCCGAGGTCTACGACCGCTTCATGGAGTTGCTCGAACCGGCGGTCAAGGGCGTGGTCGTCGGCGACCCCGGCGAGGAGAGCACCGAGATGGGGCCGCTGATCTCCGCCGAGCATCGGGCCTCGGTCGCCGCCTACCTTGACGGTGCCGCGCCGGTGGCGTTCACCGGCAGCGCGCCCGAAGGGCCGGGGTTCTGGTTCCCGCCAACCGTGGTGACGCCGCGCGATGTCACCGATCCGCTGCTCACCGAGGAGATCTTCGGCCCGATCGTGGCCGTCGTGCCGTTCTCCGACGAAGCCGAGGCGATCGCGCTGGCGAACGACACCGAGTACGGGTTGTCCGGCTCCATCTGGACCAGCGATGTCGGCCGCGCGCTGCGCGTCAGCCGCGGTGTCGAGGCGGGCAACCTCTCGGTGAACTCGCACGCGTCGGTGCGGTACTGGACGCCGTTCGGCGGCTTCAAGCAGTCCGGCCTCGGCAGGGAACTCGGCCCGGACGCGGTCGAGGCGTTCACCGAGACCAAGAACGTCTTCATCAGCACGGAGGGGAACCGATGA
- the gcvT gene encoding glycine cleavage system aminomethyltransferase GcvT has protein sequence MNSAKTAKTATTPTTLKTPLHEVHLQLGASFTDFAGWSMPVRYSSELVEHKAVREAAGQFDLSHMGEIELSGPQAAQALDYALVGKLSAVKAGRARYTMMCEESGGVLDDLVVYRPEQDRFLVVANAGNATVVAQRLRERASGFDAHVDDRSEATALIAVQGPHSPAIVAAATGADLSGLKYYASMPARVGEHEVLLARTGYTGEDGFEVFADAGEAVSVWQSLAAAGEPHGLLPCGLACRDTLRLEAGMPLYGNELGTELTPMHAGLGRVVKFDKPGDFVGRAALEKAPEPDRVLVGLRGEGRRAPRHGYRVLHGERAVGEVTSGALSPTLGYPIAMAYVEGEFAEPGTELGADIRGRTQPVTVVAMPFYKRPTT, from the coding sequence GTGAACTCCGCGAAGACCGCGAAGACTGCGACGACTCCGACAACTCTGAAGACTCCGCTGCACGAGGTGCATCTCCAACTCGGTGCCTCGTTCACCGACTTCGCGGGCTGGTCGATGCCGGTGCGCTACTCCAGCGAACTGGTCGAGCACAAGGCCGTACGCGAGGCGGCAGGCCAGTTCGACCTCTCCCACATGGGCGAGATCGAGCTGTCCGGGCCGCAGGCGGCGCAGGCGCTGGACTACGCGCTGGTCGGCAAGCTGTCCGCGGTGAAGGCCGGCCGCGCGCGCTACACGATGATGTGCGAGGAGTCCGGCGGCGTGCTGGACGATCTCGTCGTCTACCGGCCGGAGCAGGACCGGTTTCTCGTCGTGGCCAACGCGGGCAACGCCACCGTGGTCGCCCAGCGACTGCGGGAACGGGCCAGCGGCTTCGACGCCCACGTGGACGACCGCTCCGAGGCGACCGCACTGATCGCCGTGCAGGGCCCGCACTCGCCGGCGATCGTGGCGGCGGCCACGGGCGCGGACCTTTCCGGACTGAAGTACTACGCGAGCATGCCAGCCCGCGTCGGCGAGCACGAGGTGCTGCTGGCCCGCACCGGCTACACCGGGGAGGACGGCTTCGAGGTGTTCGCCGACGCCGGTGAGGCGGTGTCGGTGTGGCAGTCGCTGGCGGCGGCCGGCGAGCCGCACGGCCTGCTGCCCTGCGGTCTGGCGTGCCGCGACACGCTGCGGCTCGAGGCGGGGATGCCGCTGTACGGCAACGAGTTGGGCACCGAGTTGACGCCGATGCACGCGGGCCTGGGCCGGGTGGTGAAGTTCGACAAGCCCGGTGACTTCGTCGGCAGGGCCGCGCTGGAGAAGGCCCCCGAACCCGACCGCGTGCTGGTGGGTTTGCGCGGCGAGGGCAGGCGCGCGCCCCGGCACGGCTACCGGGTGCTACACGGTGAGCGGGCCGTTGGCGAGGTCACCAGCGGGGCGCTGTCGCCGACGCTGGGCTACCCGATCGCTATGGCTTACGTGGAAGGCGAGTTCGCCGAGCCCGGCACCGAACTCGGCGCCGACATCCGAGGGCGGACGCAGCCCGTGACGGTCGTCGCCATGCCGTTCTACAAGCGGCCCACCACCTAG
- the gcvP gene encoding aminomethyl-transferring glycine dehydrogenase: protein MPELSPNPQAPGAFASRHLGPSESEQAKMLAECGYGSLEGLLAAAVPSAIRSADELNLPAAASEQEAIAELRALAGRNRPMTQLIGLGYHDTITPAVIRRNVLENPAWYTAYTPYQPEISQGRLEALLNFQTMVADLTGLATANASLLDESTAVAEAVLLMRRVAKAKSNTVVLDAECLPQTIAVVRTRAEAVGIEVDVRDLAEGLPEEFFGVIVQYPGASGVLREGDFYSRIGQAAKQAGALYCVAADLLALTMVTPPGEFGADLAAGTTQRFGVPLGYGGPHAGYLVVRSGLERSLPGRLVGVSIDTAGAPAYRLALQTREQHIRREKATSNICTAQVLLAVIASMYAVYHGPDGLRRIAQRVHGNATALADALRGGGVEVVHGHFFDTVLARVPGRAAAVVTAARQEGVNLGLADPDHVRVACDEKTDARVLRAVLAAFGVAGEPAERAAPSPALPAGLQRGSEYLTHEVFHRYHSETAMLRYLRRLADFDFALDRGMIPLGSCTMKLNATTEMEPVTWPEFSDVHPFAPEEDAQGYRELIDQLCTWLAEVTGYDRVSLQPNAGSQGELAGLLAIRAYHRGNGEPNRDVCLIPSSAHGTNAASAVLAGMRVVVVACTVDGDVDLADLRSKVEEHSDTLAAIMVTYPSTHGVYEQGIGELARIVHEGGGQVYVDGANLNALLGLAKPGEFGGDVSHLNLHKTFCIPHGGGGPGVGPVAVRSHLAPYLPNHPLHPAAGPSTGVGPISAAPFGSASILPISWAYVRMMGAAGLTRATQVAVLAANYVAARLAPHYPVLYTGQNGLVAHECILDLRQLTKQTGVTVDDVAKRLIDYGFHAPTMSFPVAGTLMVEPTESEDLAELDRFCDAMIAIRREIDDVASGRWSVEQSPLRNAPHTAEQLAGEWELPYDRMLAAYPGNRAVKGKYFSPVRRIEGAYGDRNLVCSCPPIATYES from the coding sequence ATGCCAGAGCTGTCACCTAACCCACAAGCCCCGGGCGCGTTCGCCTCCCGCCACCTCGGGCCCAGCGAGTCCGAGCAGGCCAAGATGCTGGCCGAATGCGGCTACGGCAGCCTCGAAGGTCTGCTCGCCGCCGCGGTGCCGTCGGCCATCCGCTCGGCGGACGAGCTGAACCTGCCCGCCGCCGCCTCCGAGCAGGAGGCGATCGCCGAACTGCGGGCGCTGGCAGGCCGCAACCGGCCGATGACGCAGCTGATCGGCCTCGGCTACCACGACACCATCACCCCCGCCGTGATCAGGCGCAACGTGCTGGAGAACCCGGCGTGGTACACCGCCTACACGCCCTACCAGCCGGAGATATCGCAGGGCAGGCTGGAGGCGCTGCTCAACTTCCAGACCATGGTCGCCGACCTCACCGGCCTCGCCACGGCGAACGCGTCGCTGCTCGACGAGTCCACCGCGGTGGCCGAGGCGGTGCTGCTGATGCGACGTGTCGCCAAGGCCAAGTCGAACACCGTGGTGCTCGACGCGGAATGCCTGCCGCAGACGATCGCCGTCGTGCGCACGAGGGCCGAGGCGGTGGGCATCGAGGTCGATGTGCGCGACCTCGCCGAGGGCCTGCCCGAGGAGTTCTTCGGCGTGATCGTGCAGTACCCGGGCGCCTCGGGCGTGCTGCGCGAAGGCGACTTCTACTCCCGGATCGGCCAAGCCGCCAAGCAGGCTGGCGCGCTGTACTGCGTGGCGGCCGACCTGCTGGCGCTGACGATGGTGACCCCGCCCGGTGAGTTCGGCGCCGACCTCGCGGCAGGCACCACACAACGGTTCGGGGTGCCGCTGGGTTACGGCGGTCCGCACGCCGGGTACCTCGTCGTGCGTTCCGGGCTCGAGCGCTCGCTGCCGGGCAGGCTCGTCGGTGTCTCGATCGACACGGCGGGCGCCCCCGCCTACCGGCTGGCGTTGCAGACCCGGGAGCAGCACATCCGTCGAGAGAAGGCGACGAGCAACATCTGCACCGCTCAGGTGCTGCTCGCCGTGATCGCCTCGATGTACGCCGTCTACCACGGCCCCGACGGGCTGCGCAGGATCGCGCAGCGGGTGCACGGCAACGCCACCGCGCTCGCCGACGCGCTTCGCGGCGGCGGTGTCGAGGTGGTGCACGGCCACTTCTTCGACACCGTGCTCGCCCGCGTGCCGGGCAGGGCGGCCGCCGTGGTCACGGCGGCGAGGCAGGAAGGTGTCAACCTCGGGCTCGCCGACCCCGACCACGTGCGCGTGGCCTGCGACGAGAAGACCGACGCTCGCGTGCTGCGTGCCGTGCTCGCGGCCTTCGGTGTGGCAGGCGAACCCGCCGAGCGGGCAGCGCCCTCCCCCGCGTTGCCCGCCGGTCTGCAGCGCGGCAGCGAGTACCTGACCCACGAGGTGTTCCACCGCTACCACAGCGAGACCGCGATGCTTCGCTACCTGCGCAGGCTCGCCGACTTCGACTTCGCGCTCGATCGTGGCATGATCCCGCTCGGCTCCTGCACGATGAAGCTCAACGCCACCACGGAGATGGAGCCCGTCACCTGGCCGGAGTTCAGCGACGTGCACCCCTTCGCGCCGGAGGAGGACGCGCAGGGCTACCGGGAACTGATCGACCAGCTGTGCACGTGGTTGGCCGAGGTCACCGGATACGACAGGGTGTCGCTGCAACCCAACGCGGGCAGCCAGGGCGAGTTGGCCGGGCTGCTCGCCATCCGCGCCTACCACCGCGGCAACGGCGAACCCAACCGCGACGTGTGCCTCATCCCCTCCTCCGCGCACGGCACCAACGCGGCCTCGGCGGTGCTCGCCGGAATGCGGGTCGTCGTGGTGGCCTGCACGGTCGACGGCGACGTCGACCTCGCCGACCTGCGCTCCAAAGTGGAGGAACACAGCGACACGCTCGCCGCCATCATGGTCACCTACCCCTCCACCCACGGGGTGTACGAGCAGGGCATCGGCGAGCTGGCGAGGATCGTGCACGAGGGCGGCGGCCAGGTTTACGTCGACGGCGCGAACCTCAACGCGTTGCTCGGGCTCGCCAAGCCCGGCGAGTTCGGCGGCGACGTGTCGCACCTGAACCTGCACAAGACGTTCTGCATCCCGCACGGCGGTGGTGGTCCCGGGGTCGGCCCGGTGGCGGTGCGCTCCCACCTGGCGCCCTACCTGCCCAACCACCCGCTGCACCCGGCGGCGGGCCCGAGCACCGGGGTTGGCCCCATCTCGGCCGCTCCGTTCGGTTCCGCGTCGATCCTGCCGATCTCGTGGGCCTACGTACGGATGATGGGCGCGGCAGGACTGACCCGTGCCACCCAGGTCGCCGTGCTCGCGGCCAACTACGTCGCCGCGAGGCTCGCGCCGCACTACCCGGTGCTGTACACCGGGCAGAACGGGCTCGTGGCCCACGAGTGCATTCTGGACCTGCGCCAGCTGACGAAGCAGACCGGCGTGACCGTGGACGACGTCGCCAAGCGACTGATCGACTACGGCTTCCACGCCCCGACGATGTCGTTCCCGGTGGCGGGCACGCTGATGGTGGAGCCCACCGAGAGCGAGGACCTCGCGGAGCTGGACCGGTTCTGCGACGCGATGATCGCCATCCGGCGCGAGATCGACGACGTCGCGTCCGGACGCTGGAGCGTGGAGCAGAGCCCGCTGCGCAACGCGCCGCACACGGCGGAGCAACTCGCGGGGGAGTGGGAGCTGCCCTACGACCGGATGCTCGCCGCCTACCCCGGCAACAGGGCGGTCAAGGGCAAGTACTTCTCGCCGGTGCGGCGCATCGAGGGCGCCTACGGCGACCGCAACCTGGTGTGCTCGTGCCCGCCCATCGCCACCTACGAGAGCTGA
- a CDS encoding 3-oxoacyl-ACP reductase yields MSKRLQDRVAVITGGGSGIGLASARRLAQEGAKVLIGDVDIAAGKAAAQEVGGEFVQADVTVESEVEAMFAAAVERFGSVDIAFNNAGISPPEDDSILTTGLDAWRKVQEVNLTSVYLCCKHAIGHMRRQGKGSIINTASFVAVMGAATSQISYTASKGGVLSMSRELGVQFAREGIRVNALCPGPVNTPLLKELFAKDPERAARRLVHVPMGRFAEPEEIAAAVAFLASDDASFITASQFLVDGGIAGAYVTPL; encoded by the coding sequence ATGAGCAAGCGGTTGCAGGACAGGGTCGCCGTGATCACCGGCGGCGGAAGTGGGATCGGGCTCGCGTCGGCGCGCAGGCTGGCGCAGGAGGGGGCCAAGGTCCTCATCGGCGACGTGGACATCGCCGCGGGCAAGGCGGCGGCACAGGAGGTCGGCGGCGAGTTCGTGCAGGCCGACGTCACGGTCGAGAGCGAGGTGGAGGCCATGTTCGCCGCCGCCGTCGAGCGTTTCGGCTCGGTCGACATCGCGTTCAACAACGCCGGTATCTCCCCGCCGGAGGACGACTCGATCCTCACCACCGGGCTGGACGCCTGGCGCAAGGTGCAGGAGGTGAACCTGACCTCGGTCTACCTGTGCTGCAAGCACGCCATCGGCCACATGCGCAGGCAGGGCAAGGGCTCGATCATCAACACGGCCTCGTTCGTCGCGGTGATGGGCGCGGCCACCTCGCAGATCTCCTACACCGCGTCCAAGGGCGGGGTACTGTCGATGAGCCGCGAACTGGGAGTGCAGTTCGCCCGCGAAGGCATCCGGGTCAACGCGCTGTGCCCTGGGCCGGTGAACACCCCGCTGCTGAAGGAACTGTTCGCCAAGGACCCCGAGCGCGCGGCCCGCAGGCTGGTGCACGTGCCCATGGGCCGGTTCGCCGAGCCGGAGGAGATCGCCGCCGCCGTGGCGTTCCTGGCCAGTGACGACGCCTCCTTCATCACCGCGTCGCAGTTCCTTGTCGACGGCGGCATCGCGGGCGCCTACGTGACGCCGCTGTGA